From one Anguilla rostrata isolate EN2019 chromosome 12, ASM1855537v3, whole genome shotgun sequence genomic stretch:
- the or55e1 gene encoding olfactory receptor 52E8, translating to MNEELQAPWNFSHTWFRFSGFPEIHEYRRLLFIPFGITYLLSLAGNFLLIYVIGTCQSLQAPMYKLISGLAAVNIVVPTAIVPNMLLGFLFNWNEISLAGCLTQMFVTHFFSSLESTILLAMALDRLIAISHPLRYAEIVNASVFAKLLAFALLRSGTIMSALVILARPLVFCGSNTIRHSYCDHMALVSLACDSTEKNGIMGVVVIVSFAGIDISVIVFSYISILNVVLRAGEERWKAFHTCGTHLMVMLSFYLVGSITFLSHNIGIAIPTGVNTFLGILYILFPATVNPIIYGVRTKEIRSAVLRMFRKRSGKVLDRHSIK from the coding sequence ATGAATGAAGAACTTCAAGCACCTTGGAACTTCTCTCACACCTGGTTCAGGTTTTCGGGATTTCCTGAAATCCATGAGTACAGGCGTTTACTCTTCATACCGTTTGGTATTACGTACCTCCTCAGTTTGGCGGGAAACTTTTTACTGATATATGTGATTGGGACCTGCCAGAGTCTGCAGGCTCCCATGTATAAACTGATATCCGGTTTGGCCGCGGTCAATATCGTGGTCCCTACAGCCATCGTCCCTAACATGCTGCTGGGCTTTCTGTTCAACTGGAACGAGATCTCGCTGGCCGGCTGTTTGACCCAAATGTTTGTCACTCATTTCTTCTCATCTCTAGAATCCACCATTCTTTTGGCGATGGCGCTGGACCGACTGATCGCGATCAGCCACCCGCTGCGGTACGCCGAGATTGTGAACGCCTCGGTTTTCGCGAAGCTGCTCGCGTTCGCGCTCTTAAGGAGCGGCACGATAATGTCCGCCCTCGTCATCCTGGCCCGTCCGCTGGTTTTCTGCGGGTCGAACACCATCAGGCACTCCTACTGCGATCACATGGCCCTGGTCAGCCTAGCGTGCGACAGCACCGAGAAAAACGGCATAATGGGGGTGGTGGTAATCGTGTCTTTTGCCGGCATTGATATTTCCGTTATCGTGTTCTCGTACATCAGCATTTTAAACGTTGTTTTGCGAGCCGGAGAGGAGCGGTGGAAAGCTTTCCACACCTGTGGCACTCACTTGATGGTCATGCTCAGTTTCTACCTGGTGGGCAGCATAACATTTTTATCTCACAATATTGGAATTGCCATTCCCACAGGTGTGAACACATTCCTGGGAATACTGTACATTCTTTTCCCCGCCACAGTGAATCCGATCATTTATGGCGTCCGGACCAAGGAAATAAGGAGCGCTGTTCTGAGAATGTTCAGAAAGAGAAGTGGAAAAGTCTTGGACAGACATTCCATCAAATAA